In a genomic window of Streptomyces pristinaespiralis:
- a CDS encoding LacI family DNA-binding transcriptional regulator, translated as MAKVTRDDVARLAGTSTAVVSYVINNGPRPVAPATRERVLAAIKELGYRPDRVAQAMASRRTDLIGMIVPDARQPFFAEMAHAVEQAAAERGKMVLVGNSDYRDEREVHYLRAFLGMRVSGLILVSQGMSERAAAEIEAWDARVVLLHERPEAIDDVAVVTDDIGGAQLATRHLLEHGHEYVACLGGVESTPSVGDPVADHVEGWRRAMKESGRETEGRLFQAPYNRYDAYQVALKLLAGPDRPPAIFCSTDDQAFGVLRAARELRIDVPAELAVAGFDDVKEAALTDPPLTTISSDRPAMARAAVDLVLDDGLRTAGSRRERVKQFPSGLVIRRSCGCGEA; from the coding sequence GTGGCCAAGGTGACGCGGGACGATGTGGCACGACTGGCGGGGACTTCGACCGCGGTCGTCAGCTATGTCATCAACAACGGACCCCGGCCGGTCGCCCCGGCCACGCGCGAGCGGGTACTCGCCGCGATCAAGGAGCTGGGGTACCGGCCCGATCGGGTCGCCCAGGCGATGGCGTCCCGGCGCACCGACCTCATAGGCATGATCGTGCCCGACGCCCGGCAGCCCTTCTTCGCCGAGATGGCGCACGCGGTCGAACAGGCCGCCGCCGAACGCGGAAAAATGGTGCTGGTCGGCAACTCCGACTACCGCGACGAGCGTGAGGTCCACTATCTGCGGGCCTTCCTCGGCATGCGGGTCTCCGGCCTGATCCTGGTCAGCCAGGGCATGAGCGAGCGTGCGGCCGCCGAGATCGAGGCGTGGGACGCGCGGGTCGTCCTGCTGCACGAGCGCCCAGAGGCGATAGACGACGTCGCCGTCGTCACGGACGACATCGGCGGCGCGCAGCTCGCGACCCGGCACCTGCTGGAGCACGGGCACGAGTACGTCGCCTGTCTCGGCGGCGTCGAGTCGACCCCGTCGGTGGGCGACCCGGTCGCCGACCACGTCGAGGGCTGGCGCCGGGCGATGAAGGAGTCCGGCCGCGAGACGGAGGGACGGCTCTTCCAGGCCCCGTACAACCGCTACGACGCCTACCAGGTCGCGCTGAAGCTGCTCGCCGGGCCCGACCGGCCGCCGGCGATCTTCTGCTCGACCGACGACCAGGCCTTCGGTGTCCTGCGCGCCGCCCGTGAACTGCGGATCGACGTGCCGGCGGAGCTCGCCGTGGCCGGCTTCGACGACGTCAAGGAGGCGGCCCTGACGGACCCGCCTCTCACGACGATCTCCTCCGACCGTCCGGCGATGGCCCGCGCGGCGGTCGACCTCGTCCTCGACGACGGCCTGAGGACGGCGGGCTCGCGGCGCGAGCGGGTCAAGCAGTTCCCGTCGGGCCTGGTGATCCGCCGCTCCTGCGGGTGCGGCGAGGCGTAA
- a CDS encoding winged helix-turn-helix transcriptional regulator, with the protein MSSLLLLTNALQPSTEVLPALGLLLHNVRVAPAEGPALVDTPGADVILVDGRRDLPQVRSLCQLLRSTGPGCPLVLVVTEGGLAAVTADWGIDDVLLDTAGPAEVEARLRLATGRQQITSDDSPMEIRNGDLSVDEATYSAKLKGRVLDLTFKEFELLKYLAQHPGRVFTRAQLLQEVWGYDYFGGTRTVDVHVRRLRAKLGPEHESLIGTVRNVGYRFVAPEKVERAAEEAKAKAAKAVARTDDGAEVEEPAVRPAQR; encoded by the coding sequence ATGAGCTCCCTGCTGCTCCTGACCAATGCCCTCCAGCCGTCGACGGAGGTGCTCCCCGCCCTCGGACTGCTTCTGCACAACGTACGGGTGGCGCCCGCGGAAGGGCCCGCACTCGTCGACACCCCCGGTGCCGACGTGATCCTCGTCGACGGCCGCCGCGACCTGCCGCAGGTGCGGTCGCTGTGCCAGCTGCTGCGGTCCACCGGGCCCGGCTGTCCGCTCGTCCTCGTCGTGACCGAGGGCGGCCTCGCGGCCGTCACCGCCGACTGGGGCATCGACGACGTGTTGCTGGACACGGCCGGACCGGCCGAGGTCGAGGCACGGCTGCGGCTCGCGACCGGCCGCCAGCAGATCACCTCCGACGACTCCCCGATGGAGATCCGCAACGGCGACCTGTCGGTGGACGAGGCGACGTACAGCGCCAAGCTGAAGGGCCGGGTCCTCGACCTGACCTTCAAGGAATTCGAATTGCTCAAATACCTCGCGCAGCACCCCGGCCGGGTCTTCACCCGGGCGCAGCTGCTGCAGGAGGTCTGGGGCTACGACTACTTCGGCGGTACGCGCACGGTCGACGTCCATGTGCGGCGGCTGCGCGCCAAGCTCGGCCCCGAGCACGAGTCGCTCATCGGGACCGTCCGCAACGTGGGCTACCGGTTCGTCGCCCCGGAGAAGGTCGAACGGGCGGCCGAGGAGGCCAAGGCGAAGGCCGCCAAGGCGGTAGCCCGTACGGATGACGGCGCCGAGGTGGAGGAACCGGCCGTACGCCCTGCCCAGAGGTAG
- a CDS encoding alpha/beta hydrolase, translating to MSSVREGRFHTVDVSRISPRPAGATLLTSDGVRIEALYEPCTSGPTGTAVVVAHGFTGSVDRPAVRRAARAFSRYAGVVTFSFRGHGRSGGRSTVGDREVLDLAAAVEWARSLGHTRVVTVGFSMGGSVVLRHAALYGARMHEGRTEARTDAVVSVSAPARWYYRGTAPMRRLHWVVTRPAGRIVGRYGFRTRIHHQDWDPVPLSPVESVPLIAPTPLLIVHGDRDPYFPLDHPRMLAAAADESTTELWLEPGMGHAENAADEALLRRLGDWLTGR from the coding sequence ATGAGTTCTGTGCGAGAGGGCCGATTTCACACTGTGGACGTGTCAAGGATCTCTCCGCGCCCTGCGGGCGCAACTCTCCTGACATCCGACGGTGTCCGGATCGAAGCCCTCTACGAGCCCTGCACGAGCGGTCCGACCGGCACCGCCGTCGTCGTCGCGCACGGTTTCACCGGCTCGGTCGATCGTCCCGCGGTGCGCCGCGCGGCGCGGGCGTTCTCGCGGTACGCGGGGGTGGTGACCTTCTCCTTCCGCGGTCACGGCCGCTCCGGCGGGCGTTCCACCGTCGGCGACCGCGAGGTGCTGGATCTGGCCGCCGCCGTGGAGTGGGCCCGCTCGCTCGGGCACACCCGGGTGGTGACCGTCGGCTTCTCGATGGGCGGCTCCGTGGTGCTGCGGCACGCGGCGCTCTACGGCGCCCGGATGCACGAGGGGCGCACGGAGGCACGCACGGACGCCGTCGTCTCCGTGAGCGCCCCCGCCCGCTGGTACTACCGAGGTACGGCACCGATGCGGCGGCTGCACTGGGTGGTCACGCGTCCCGCCGGCCGCATCGTGGGGCGGTACGGGTTCCGCACCCGCATCCATCACCAGGACTGGGACCCGGTGCCGCTCTCCCCTGTCGAGTCCGTGCCGCTGATCGCGCCGACCCCGCTGCTGATCGTGCACGGCGACCGCGACCCCTACTTCCCGCTCGACCACCCCCGGATGCTGGCCGCGGCGGCGGACGAGAGCACGACCGAGCTGTGGCTGGAGCCGGGCATGGGGCACGCGGAGAACGCGGCGGACGAGGCGCTGCTGCGCCGCCTGGGGGACTGGCTCACCGGCCGATAG
- a CDS encoding MoaD/ThiS family protein — MAAGTIRYWAAAKAAAGIAEEPYAAETLAEALEAVRERHPGELTRVLMRCSFLVDGDPVGTRSHETVRLAEGGTVEVLPPFAGG; from the coding sequence ATGGCAGCGGGAACCATCCGCTACTGGGCCGCGGCCAAGGCGGCGGCCGGCATCGCGGAGGAGCCCTACGCGGCGGAGACGCTGGCGGAGGCCCTGGAGGCGGTACGGGAGAGGCATCCCGGGGAGCTGACGCGCGTCCTGATGCGCTGCTCGTTCCTCGTCGACGGTGATCCCGTCGGGACCCGCAGTCATGAGACCGTACGGCTTGCCGAGGGCGGCACGGTCGAGGTGCTCCCGCCGTTCGCAGGAGGGTGA
- a CDS encoding LmeA family phospholipid-binding protein: MRALRILIVIAVVLGGLFVAADRIAVNVAESEAAERIKVQEGTADSTAVSIKGFPFLTQAMDQEFDEVEIRLDGIRTSAAGRPVRIEEMTADLFDVRVGEGYSSATAARAAGTARISYADLTEAADDGVTVAYGQNGKVKVTGSVTLPLFGKITRSVVSTVSIVDGDTIRVRADKVPGEGIPGLEGEIRKKTDFDRKLGGLPAGLKLEKVEAGPDGVVITVTGKDVRLAG, encoded by the coding sequence ATGCGTGCACTGCGAATACTGATCGTCATCGCCGTGGTCCTCGGCGGCCTGTTCGTCGCCGCGGACCGGATCGCGGTCAACGTGGCGGAGTCGGAGGCGGCGGAGCGGATCAAGGTCCAGGAGGGGACGGCCGACTCCACGGCCGTGTCCATCAAGGGCTTCCCCTTCCTGACCCAGGCGATGGACCAGGAGTTCGACGAGGTCGAGATCAGGCTCGACGGCATCCGGACCAGCGCCGCGGGCCGCCCGGTGCGGATCGAGGAGATGACCGCGGACCTGTTCGACGTCCGGGTGGGCGAGGGGTATTCGAGCGCCACGGCCGCCCGTGCCGCGGGCACCGCCCGCATCAGCTACGCGGACCTCACCGAGGCCGCCGACGACGGTGTCACCGTCGCGTACGGCCAGAACGGCAAGGTGAAGGTCACCGGGTCGGTGACGCTGCCGCTGTTCGGGAAGATCACCCGTAGCGTCGTGTCCACGGTGAGCATCGTCGACGGGGACACGATCAGGGTGCGCGCCGACAAGGTGCCGGGCGAGGGCATCCCCGGTCTCGAGGGCGAGATCCGCAAGAAGACGGACTTCGACCGGAAGCTGGGCGGCCTCCCGGCGGGGCTGAAGCTCGAAAAGGTCGAGGCCGGGCCGGACGGCGTCGTGATCACGGTCACCGGCAAGGACGTCCGGCTCGCGGGCTGA
- a CDS encoding Ms5788A family Cys-rich leader peptide has protein sequence MKQRQADLTKRRAVDLCRVAAMLCRPV, from the coding sequence ATGAAGCAGCGACAGGCGGATCTCACGAAGCGGCGGGCAGTAGACCTGTGCCGCGTCGCCGCCATGCTCTGTCGCCCTGTCTGA
- a CDS encoding sulfurtransferase, whose translation MSRSDVLVDADWVEAHLDDPKVVIVEVDEDTSAYDKNHIRNAIRIDWTKDLQDPVRRDFIDQEGFEKLLSAKGIANDSTVVLYGGNNNWFASYAFWYFKLYGHGDVRLLDGGRKKWELDSRDLVAEVPVRETTEYKAKAQDTSIRAFRDDVVAAIGSQNLVDVRSPDEFSGKLLAPAHLPQEQSQRPGHVPSARNIPWSKNANDDGTFKSDEELKALYEDEQVDLSKDTIAYCRIGERSALTWFVLHELLGQENVKNYDGSWTEYGSLVGVPIELGANK comes from the coding sequence ATGAGCCGCAGCGACGTCCTGGTAGACGCCGACTGGGTCGAGGCCCACCTCGACGACCCGAAGGTCGTCATCGTCGAGGTCGACGAGGACACCTCGGCCTACGACAAGAACCACATCAGGAACGCGATCCGGATCGACTGGACCAAGGACCTCCAGGACCCGGTCCGCCGTGACTTCATCGACCAGGAGGGCTTCGAGAAGCTCCTGTCGGCGAAGGGCATCGCGAACGACTCCACGGTCGTCCTCTACGGCGGCAACAACAACTGGTTCGCCTCCTACGCCTTCTGGTACTTCAAGCTCTACGGCCACGGTGACGTCCGTCTGCTCGACGGCGGCCGCAAGAAGTGGGAGCTCGACTCCCGCGACCTGGTCGCCGAGGTGCCGGTCCGTGAGACGACCGAGTACAAGGCCAAGGCCCAGGACACGTCCATCCGCGCCTTCCGCGACGACGTCGTGGCCGCGATCGGCAGCCAGAACCTGGTCGACGTGCGCTCGCCCGACGAGTTCAGCGGCAAGCTGCTCGCCCCGGCGCACCTCCCGCAGGAGCAGTCGCAGCGCCCGGGCCACGTGCCGAGCGCCCGCAACATCCCGTGGTCGAAGAACGCCAACGACGACGGCACCTTCAAGTCCGACGAGGAGCTCAAGGCCCTCTACGAGGACGAGCAGGTGGACCTGTCGAAGGACACCATCGCGTACTGCCGCATCGGCGAGCGCTCCGCGCTGACCTGGTTCGTGCTGCACGAGCTCCTCGGCCAGGAGAACGTCAAGAACTACGACGGCTCGTGGACCGAGTACGGCTCCCTCGTCGGCGTGCCGATCGAGCTCGGCGCCAACAAGTAA
- a CDS encoding DUF1416 domain-containing protein codes for MCGAQAGGPDASTIKPGETTIQGQVTRDGEPVTGYVRLLDSTGEFTAEVPTSATGQFRFYAAEGTWTVRALVPGGTADRTVVAQTGGLSEVAIAV; via the coding sequence ATGTGTGGAGCGCAGGCCGGCGGCCCCGACGCCTCGACGATCAAGCCCGGTGAGACCACCATCCAGGGTCAGGTGACCCGCGACGGCGAGCCGGTGACCGGTTACGTCCGTCTGCTGGACTCGACCGGCGAGTTCACCGCGGAGGTCCCGACCTCGGCGACCGGACAGTTCCGCTTCTACGCGGCCGAGGGCACGTGGACCGTGCGCGCCCTCGTCCCCGGCGGCACGGCCGACCGCACGGTCGTCGCACAGACGGGTGGCCTGTCCGAGGTCGCCATCGCCGTCTGA
- a CDS encoding DUF3099 domain-containing protein: MYARRRHIYFLLMGGCLFLFVAAWAVVRLWSVPAAVGMCVVAMVIPPVAAVIANRRGPDDRWWDDPSGDAKSDEWWDELDGRRRPRQ; this comes from the coding sequence ATGTACGCCAGGCGTCGGCACATCTACTTCCTGCTGATGGGCGGCTGCCTCTTCCTCTTCGTCGCCGCCTGGGCGGTGGTGCGGCTGTGGTCGGTCCCCGCGGCGGTGGGCATGTGCGTGGTCGCCATGGTCATCCCGCCGGTCGCGGCCGTGATCGCCAACCGGCGCGGCCCGGACGACCGCTGGTGGGACGACCCCTCCGGCGACGCGAAGTCCGACGAGTGGTGGGACGAACTCGACGGCAGGCGCAGGCCGCGCCAGTAG
- a CDS encoding DsrE family protein: MANKLVIKVTAGADAPERCSQAFTVAAVAAASGVEVSLWLTGESSWFALPGRAAEFELPHAAPLPELIESIQANGQITLCTQCAARRDITEKDTLEGVRIAGAQVFVSEIMPEGVQALVY; this comes from the coding sequence ATGGCGAACAAGCTCGTGATCAAGGTGACCGCAGGTGCCGACGCACCCGAGCGCTGCTCCCAGGCATTCACGGTCGCGGCCGTGGCCGCGGCCAGCGGGGTGGAGGTCTCGCTCTGGCTGACCGGGGAGTCGTCCTGGTTCGCGCTGCCGGGGCGGGCGGCCGAGTTCGAACTGCCGCACGCCGCGCCGCTGCCCGAGCTGATCGAGTCGATCCAGGCGAACGGGCAGATCACGCTGTGCACGCAGTGCGCCGCGCGGCGGGACATCACGGAGAAGGACACGCTCGAGGGCGTCCGGATCGCGGGCGCGCAGGTGTTCGTCAGCGAGATCATGCCGGAGGGTGTGCAGGCGCTGGTCTACTGA
- a CDS encoding heme-binding beta-barrel domain-containing protein — translation MIEIPSDLNPDLVPLAFLLGTWEGAGVADFPGAEKCNFGQSVTFSHDGRDFIEYVSHSWVLDTEGNKVKPLESESGYWRIDKERKVEVVMVRDQGIVEIWYGELADQKPQIDLVTDAVARTAASGPYSGGKRLYGYVKSDLMWVGEKATPEVPLRPYMSAHLKKVVTPEQVESWAKDLGDLPDDGIAFFK, via the coding sequence ATGATCGAGATCCCGTCCGACCTCAATCCGGACCTCGTCCCCCTCGCGTTCCTGCTGGGCACGTGGGAGGGCGCGGGCGTCGCGGACTTCCCCGGCGCCGAGAAGTGCAACTTCGGCCAGTCAGTGACCTTCAGCCACGACGGCAGGGACTTCATCGAGTACGTCTCGCACTCCTGGGTCCTCGACACCGAGGGCAACAAGGTCAAGCCGCTGGAGAGCGAGAGCGGCTACTGGCGCATCGACAAGGAGCGCAAGGTCGAGGTCGTCATGGTCCGTGACCAGGGCATCGTGGAGATCTGGTACGGCGAGCTCGCCGACCAGAAGCCGCAGATCGACCTGGTGACCGACGCCGTCGCGCGCACCGCGGCCTCCGGCCCTTACAGCGGTGGCAAGCGGCTGTACGGCTACGTCAAGAGCGACCTGATGTGGGTGGGCGAGAAGGCCACCCCCGAGGTGCCGCTGCGCCCGTACATGTCGGCGCACCTGAAGAAGGTCGTCACCCCCGAGCAGGTCGAGTCGTGGGCCAAGGACCTCGGTGACCTGCCCGACGACGGCATCGCCTTCTTCAAGTAG
- a CDS encoding Fur family transcriptional regulator: protein MVSTDWKSDLRQRGYRLTPQRQLVLEAVDALEHATPDEILGEVRRTASGVNISTVYRTLELLEELGLVSHAHLGHGAPTYHLADRHHHLHLVCRDCGDVIEADVSVAADFTAKLRETFGFETDMKHFAIFGRCEECTAKAAEAES from the coding sequence GTGGTGAGCACCGACTGGAAGAGCGATCTGCGGCAGCGCGGCTACCGGCTGACTCCGCAGCGCCAGCTTGTCCTCGAGGCCGTCGACGCCCTTGAGCACGCCACGCCGGACGAGATCCTCGGTGAGGTGCGCAGGACCGCGTCCGGGGTGAACATCTCCACCGTCTACCGGACGCTGGAGCTGCTGGAGGAGCTGGGCCTCGTCTCGCACGCCCATCTCGGGCACGGCGCGCCCACCTACCATCTCGCCGACCGGCACCACCACCTCCACCTGGTGTGCCGGGACTGCGGAGACGTGATCGAGGCGGACGTCTCGGTCGCCGCGGACTTCACCGCCAAGCTGCGTGAGACGTTCGGCTTCGAGACGGACATGAAGCACTTCGCCATCTTCGGGCGCTGTGAGGAGTGCACGGCGAAGGCCGCGGAGGCCGAGTCGTAG
- the ygfZ gene encoding CAF17-like 4Fe-4S cluster assembly/insertion protein YgfZ yields MSSTSPLLSLPGAVPAEGRDEGVAAHYGDLFREQRSLADGKGFVDLSHRGVVTVSGEERLSWLHLLLTQHVTDLSPGQATEALILSAHGHIEHALYLVDDGETVWAHVEPGTREALIGYLESMKFFYKAEVADRTDDFAVVHLPAGSIAEVPEGVVVRETAHGRDLFLPRADLESFGAAAGPAVGILAYEALRVESHRPRLGFETDHRTIPHELGWIGSAVHLQKGCYRGQETVARVHNLGKPPRRLVFLHLDGSEVHLPPPGTPVRLASEGAEGRQLGFVTTSARHYELGPIALALVKRNVPVDAELLAGDTAAAQETVVEP; encoded by the coding sequence ATGTCATCGACCAGCCCTCTGTTGTCCCTGCCCGGCGCGGTCCCAGCCGAGGGGCGCGACGAAGGGGTCGCCGCGCACTACGGCGACCTGTTCCGTGAGCAGCGTTCCCTCGCCGACGGCAAGGGCTTCGTCGACCTGTCGCACCGCGGGGTCGTCACCGTCAGCGGCGAGGAACGGCTGAGCTGGCTGCACCTGCTGCTCACCCAGCACGTGACCGACCTGTCCCCGGGGCAGGCCACAGAGGCGCTGATCCTCTCCGCGCACGGTCACATCGAGCACGCCCTGTATCTCGTCGACGACGGCGAGACGGTCTGGGCGCACGTCGAACCGGGCACCCGCGAGGCGCTGATCGGCTACCTGGAGTCGATGAAGTTCTTCTACAAGGCCGAAGTCGCCGATCGCACGGACGACTTCGCGGTCGTCCATCTGCCGGCGGGCTCCATCGCCGAGGTACCGGAAGGCGTCGTCGTGCGGGAGACGGCGCACGGCCGCGACCTGTTCCTGCCGCGCGCCGACCTCGAGTCGTTCGGCGCCGCGGCCGGGCCGGCCGTGGGGATCCTCGCGTACGAGGCGCTGCGGGTGGAGAGCCACCGTCCGCGTCTCGGGTTCGAGACCGACCACCGCACCATCCCGCACGAGCTGGGCTGGATCGGCAGTGCGGTGCACCTGCAGAAGGGCTGCTACCGCGGCCAGGAGACCGTCGCGCGTGTCCACAACCTGGGGAAGCCGCCGCGCCGGCTGGTCTTCCTCCACCTGGACGGCAGCGAGGTGCACCTGCCGCCGCCCGGTACTCCGGTCCGCCTCGCCTCCGAGGGGGCCGAGGGCCGCCAGCTGGGCTTCGTGACGACGTCCGCCCGCCACTACGAGCTGGGGCCGATCGCGCTCGCCCTGGTGAAGCGGAACGTGCCGGTGGACGCCGAGCTGCTGGCCGGGGACACGGCGGCCGCCCAGGAGACGGTCGTCGAGCCGTAG
- the dtd gene encoding D-aminoacyl-tRNA deacylase — MRAVVQRVDGASVVVPGESGPETVGEITGEGLCVLVGVTHTDTKEKAAQLARKLWSVRMLGDEKSCSDVGAPLLVISQFTLYGDARKGRRPTWNAAAPGPVAEPLVDEVVAQLKALGAQVETGRFGAKMRVSLTNDGPFTVLIEV; from the coding sequence ATGCGAGCAGTGGTACAGAGGGTCGACGGCGCGAGCGTCGTGGTGCCCGGTGAGTCGGGACCGGAGACCGTCGGTGAGATCACCGGCGAGGGGCTGTGTGTGCTGGTGGGGGTCACGCACACGGACACCAAGGAGAAGGCGGCACAACTGGCCAGGAAACTATGGTCGGTTCGTATGCTCGGGGACGAGAAATCCTGCTCCGACGTGGGCGCGCCCCTGCTGGTGATCTCCCAGTTCACCCTCTACGGGGACGCCCGGAAGGGTCGCCGCCCCACATGGAACGCGGCGGCCCCCGGTCCGGTGGCGGAACCGCTCGTCGACGAGGTGGTGGCGCAGTTGAAGGCGCTCGGCGCGCAGGTGGAGACGGGCCGGTTCGGCGCGAAGATGCGGGTCTCGCTCACCAACGACGGCCCGTTCACCGTGCTGATCGAGGTCTAG
- a CDS encoding RsiG family protein, whose translation MSTSGAGQSLGPVPIRAHSASAVRPPRPRSAAELPVHPQHDLTALRLPELRTLRRDSQRDEADLSYVRRLVQGRIDILRAELARRKGHGTAGTPGTPVVDRLVVDRLSEILADPPSRRGSSARHVTLSTPRGEEYRRLASEMLDEVQLSDLDARTDEELHTAMGRLLGYEQQVSHRRRLLQRTADDCSAEIARRYREGEAQVDDLLT comes from the coding sequence ATGAGCACTTCTGGCGCCGGGCAGTCGCTCGGTCCCGTACCGATCCGGGCGCACTCCGCTTCCGCGGTCCGCCCACCGCGGCCGCGCAGCGCCGCTGAACTGCCCGTGCACCCGCAGCACGACCTGACCGCGCTGCGCCTGCCCGAGCTGCGCACCCTGCGCCGCGACTCGCAGCGCGACGAGGCGGACCTCAGCTATGTGCGGCGGCTGGTCCAGGGACGTATCGACATCCTCCGGGCCGAGCTCGCCCGCCGTAAGGGCCACGGCACGGCCGGCACGCCCGGGACGCCGGTCGTGGACCGGCTGGTCGTGGACCGGCTGTCGGAGATCCTCGCCGACCCGCCGTCCAGGCGCGGGTCCTCCGCCCGCCATGTGACGCTCTCCACACCGCGCGGCGAGGAGTACCGGCGGCTCGCCTCCGAGATGCTCGACGAGGTCCAGCTCTCGGACCTCGACGCCCGCACCGACGAGGAGTTGCACACGGCGATGGGCCGGCTGCTGGGCTACGAGCAGCAGGTCTCGCACCGCCGCCGGCTGCTCCAGCGGACGGCCGACGATTGCAGTGCCGAGATCGCCCGCAGGTACCGTGAAGGCGAAGCACAAGTAGACGACCTGCTCACCTGA
- a CDS encoding asparaginase: MSSSSTSSTAAAISPVLAEVVRSGFVEGRHRGSLVVLAADGSVEMALGDPSQLVFPRSSNKPMQAAAVLRAGLDIDGERLALAAASHSGEDFHLELVRKMLAGHGLSADELRTPADLPLDPVEAEAYLASGQVRDKVTMNCSGKHAAMLAVCAVNGWDRDGYLDPAHPLQQLVRTVVEDAAGEPVGAVGTDGCGAPLMAVSLTGLARAFRHFVLAAPGTAERRVADAMRAHPEYVAGTRRPDTWLMREVPGTLSKMGAEAVQAVALEDGRALAFKIDDGSTRALGPVLARTLALMGVDSPVVTRIGHLPLLGGGVEVGSVRAAF; encoded by the coding sequence ATGTCCTCCTCGTCCACCTCCAGCACCGCCGCCGCCATATCCCCGGTACTCGCCGAGGTGGTGCGTTCCGGCTTCGTGGAGGGCCGGCACAGGGGGTCGCTCGTCGTCCTGGCCGCCGACGGCAGCGTGGAAATGGCGCTCGGTGACCCGTCCCAGCTCGTCTTCCCCCGCTCGTCCAACAAGCCGATGCAGGCCGCGGCCGTGCTGCGGGCGGGCCTGGACATCGACGGCGAGCGCCTGGCGCTGGCCGCGGCCAGCCACTCGGGCGAGGACTTCCACCTCGAGCTCGTACGCAAGATGCTCGCCGGGCACGGGCTCAGCGCCGACGAGCTGAGGACCCCCGCGGACCTGCCGCTCGACCCGGTGGAGGCCGAGGCGTACCTCGCGTCGGGGCAGGTGCGCGACAAGGTCACCATGAACTGCTCCGGCAAGCACGCCGCCATGCTCGCGGTGTGCGCCGTGAACGGCTGGGACCGCGATGGCTACCTCGACCCCGCCCACCCCCTGCAGCAGCTGGTCCGCACGGTGGTGGAGGACGCCGCGGGCGAACCGGTCGGCGCCGTCGGCACGGACGGCTGCGGCGCACCGCTGATGGCCGTCTCCCTGACCGGCCTGGCCCGCGCCTTCCGGCACTTCGTGCTCGCCGCGCCCGGTACGGCAGAGCGCCGCGTCGCGGACGCGATGCGCGCCCACCCCGAGTACGTCGCCGGCACGCGCCGACCCGACACGTGGCTGATGCGCGAGGTGCCCGGCACGCTCTCCAAGATGGGCGCGGAGGCGGTGCAGGCGGTGGCGCTGGAGGACGGCAGGGCGCTGGCGTTCAAGATCGACGACGGTTCCACCCGGGCGCTGGGCCCGGTGCTGGCGCGGACGCTCGCCCTGATGGGCGTGGACTCGCCGGTCGTCACCCGGATCGGGCACCTGCCGCTGCTCGGCGGGGGCGTCGAGGTCGGATCGGTGCGGGCGGCGTTCTGA